One Kwoniella pini CBS 10737 chromosome 11, complete sequence DNA segment encodes these proteins:
- a CDS encoding protein mgr2 → MPPPPQTVAGGSTFDKMKMGAIMGSCVGLTIGFIFGSFSVLRAGPGPRGLVATLSQYMLSSAATFGFFMSIGSVIRTESQYAYALPPNSPNGIISQPIMMAWKRSEERKKMESARQ, encoded by the exons ATgcctcctccacctcaaACAGTAGCTGGCGGATCGACTTTCGATAAGA TGAAAATGGGTGCTATAATGGGAA GTTGTGTTGGTTTAACAATCGGTTTCATATTTGGTTCTTTCAGTGTATTAAG AGCTGGACCTGGACCTAGAGGATTAGTAGCTACTTTATCACAATATATGTTATCTTCAGCAGCTACTTTTGGATTTTTTATGTCAATTGGATCT GTTATTCGAACTGAATCTCAATATGCTTATGCACTTCCACCTAATTCTCCTAATGGTATAATTTCACAACCTATTATGATGGCTTGGAAAAGatctgaagaaagaaagaagatggaatCAGCAAGACAATAA